One Streptomyces lincolnensis genomic region harbors:
- a CDS encoding DUF6247 family protein has product MPALTPDALRAAVEELTPSRMPAFVRDLVDATTSAQRAQSLAPLRTFVHTWGVFVAIQRYPSRAARLRHLEDVVSGGVEDPAGAIAEIRKIHAEAEAEAGL; this is encoded by the coding sequence ATGCCCGCCCTGACCCCCGACGCCTTGCGTGCCGCCGTTGAGGAGCTCACGCCGAGCCGTATGCCGGCGTTCGTCCGTGATCTCGTCGACGCGACCACCAGTGCGCAGCGGGCCCAGTCCCTTGCGCCGCTGCGGACCTTCGTCCATACGTGGGGCGTGTTCGTCGCGATCCAGCGTTACCCCTCACGAGCCGCTCGCCTGCGGCACCTGGAGGACGTGGTGAGCGGCGGGGTGGAGGATCCAGCAGGTGCCATCGCCGAGATAAGGAAGATCCACGCGGAGGCGGAGGCCGAGGCCGGACTGTGA
- a CDS encoding GntR family transcriptional regulator, whose amino-acid sequence MELDRTRPLWRQIAAEIIGRIKDGTYPPGSRVPSTLEIAQEFSVVNATAAKAMRFVREEGWTRGEVGLGTFVVDPLPPSPETPQPSA is encoded by the coding sequence ATGGAACTAGATCGCACGCGTCCGCTGTGGCGGCAGATTGCGGCGGAGATCATCGGGCGCATCAAGGACGGCACGTATCCGCCGGGCAGCCGCGTGCCCTCCACTCTCGAAATCGCCCAGGAGTTCAGCGTGGTGAACGCGACAGCAGCGAAGGCCATGCGGTTTGTACGGGAAGAGGGCTGGACGCGCGGCGAGGTCGGACTGGGGACCTTTGTAGTCGACCCCCTCCCGCCCTCCCCAGAAACCCCCCAACCCTCCGCGTAG
- a CDS encoding AraC family transcriptional regulator, whose protein sequence is MEQALWTRARLGRCGPPLDLLTARFDKHVYAPHAHEEFTIGVCVGGSEVIAYRGGHIRTGPGSIVVLAPGEMHTGGPGTSTDGYAYRALYAMPTLLTEGTADFTLPHFREPLLDDPELAASLLSAHSRLSACPDPLETESRLPWLLAALSCRHSTSRAANSVIPGADGIARAVRDRLADELLDPPSLADLATDLGLSRYQLLRVFRTTMGVPPYAWLAQYRVGRARSLLDSGHRPAEVAGLVGFADQAHLTRWFRRVMGVTPAAYRNSVQDSHR, encoded by the coding sequence ATGGAACAGGCACTGTGGACCAGAGCGCGGCTCGGCCGCTGCGGCCCCCCGCTCGACCTCCTCACGGCCCGCTTCGACAAGCACGTCTACGCCCCGCACGCCCACGAGGAGTTCACGATCGGGGTGTGTGTCGGCGGCTCGGAGGTCATCGCCTACCGGGGCGGCCACATCCGCACGGGCCCCGGTTCGATAGTCGTCCTGGCCCCCGGCGAGATGCACACGGGCGGCCCGGGCACCTCCACCGACGGCTACGCCTACCGAGCCCTGTACGCGATGCCCACCCTCCTCACCGAGGGAACCGCCGACTTCACCCTCCCGCACTTCCGCGAGCCACTCCTCGACGACCCGGAACTGGCCGCGTCCCTCCTCTCCGCCCACTCCCGACTCAGCGCCTGCCCCGACCCGTTGGAGACGGAGTCCCGCCTGCCTTGGTTGTTGGCGGCCCTGTCCTGCCGCCACTCCACGTCCCGCGCGGCGAACTCCGTGATCCCCGGCGCCGACGGAATCGCCCGAGCGGTACGCGACCGCCTGGCCGACGAGCTGCTGGACCCCCCGTCCCTCGCCGACCTGGCCACCGACCTCGGCCTCTCCCGCTACCAACTCCTCCGTGTCTTCCGTACGACGATGGGGGTGCCGCCGTACGCCTGGCTGGCCCAGTACCGGGTCGGGCGGGCCCGCAGCCTGCTGGACTCGGGCCACCGCCCGGCCGAGGTGGCGGGCCTGGTGGGCTTCGCCGACCAGGCGCACCTGACGCGCTGGTTCCGCCGCGTCATGGGGGTGACCCCGGCGGCGTACCGCAACAGCGTTCAAGACAGTCACCGGTGA